The following proteins come from a genomic window of Triticum aestivum cultivar Chinese Spring chromosome 6A, IWGSC CS RefSeq v2.1, whole genome shotgun sequence:
- the LOC123128653 gene encoding uncharacterized protein isoform X1, translating to MDPQARGEPPASEGSSNSAPTARKRTPGRWRRIPRAHPFTPSETAEEAELSMLKNAEFIENMREEDCDLLTEQDGLDFHAFKKKMVPAMRLIAKSTLHNTFFNPIQFSDTKEEHLTAEGMEAQILARFPDRKPCQQAKDFAELALAHYNEKNKTSEFELAMTLLSNCFSESCGDIYGHVNFTAVPQKQSAIVPASKTKRLFFAELMHTPSLEAYARAQPMRVLRVCTIDDDSCYGMYFNPLTVFFSMAKLLIF from the exons ATGGATCCCCAGGCTAGAGGAGAACCGCCGGCCTCCGAAGGCTCGTCCAACTCGGCGCCGACGGCTAGGAAGAGGACTCCGGGGAGGTGGAGAAGGATCCCACGCGCCCACCCCTTCACGCCGAGTGAAACGGCGGAAGAAGCGGAATTGTCGATGCTGAAAAACGCCGAGTTCATAGAGAACATGCGCGAGGAGGACTGCGATCTGCTCACGGAGCAGGACGGGCTCGACTTCCACGCCTTCAAGAAGAAGATGGTCCCAGCCATGCGCCTCATCGCCAAGTCCACGCTCCACAACACCTTCTTCAACCCCATACAATTCAGCGACACAAA GGAGGAGCACCTGACCGCCGAGGGCATGGAGGCACAAATACTAGCACGATTTCCTGATCGCAAGCCTTGCCAGCAAGCTAAAGACTTTGCTGAACTTGCTCTGGCGCACTACAATGAGAAGAACAAAACG AGTGAGTTTGAGTTGGCCATGACTCTGCTATCGAATTGCTTCTCTGAGTCGTGTGGGGACATTTATGGCCATGTTAATTTCACCGCCGTTCCTCAGAAGCAGTCTGCCATAGTGCCTGCATCAAAGACCAAGAGACTGTTCTTTGCTGAGCTTATGCATACTCCGAGCCTTGAAGCATATGCAAGGGCTCAGCCTATGCGCGTGCTGCGTGTGTGCACCATTGATGATGATTCTTGTTATGGTATGTATTTCAATCCTCTTACTGTATTTTTTTCTATGGCCAAGCTGCTAATTTTCTGA
- the LOC123128653 gene encoding uncharacterized protein isoform X2, which yields MDPQARGEPPASEGSSNSAPTARKRTPGRWRRIPRAHPFTPSETAEEAELSMLKNAEFIENMREEDCDLLTEQDGLDFHAFKKKMVPAMRLIAKSTLHNTFFNPIQFSDTKEEHLTAEGMEAQILARFPDRKPCQQAKDFAELALAHYNEKNKTSEFELAMTLLSNCFSESCGDIYGHVNFTAVPQKQSAIVPASKTKRLFFAELMHTPSLEAYARAQPMRVLRVCTIDDDSCYVSMISKGAARVNG from the exons ATGGATCCCCAGGCTAGAGGAGAACCGCCGGCCTCCGAAGGCTCGTCCAACTCGGCGCCGACGGCTAGGAAGAGGACTCCGGGGAGGTGGAGAAGGATCCCACGCGCCCACCCCTTCACGCCGAGTGAAACGGCGGAAGAAGCGGAATTGTCGATGCTGAAAAACGCCGAGTTCATAGAGAACATGCGCGAGGAGGACTGCGATCTGCTCACGGAGCAGGACGGGCTCGACTTCCACGCCTTCAAGAAGAAGATGGTCCCAGCCATGCGCCTCATCGCCAAGTCCACGCTCCACAACACCTTCTTCAACCCCATACAATTCAGCGACACAAA GGAGGAGCACCTGACCGCCGAGGGCATGGAGGCACAAATACTAGCACGATTTCCTGATCGCAAGCCTTGCCAGCAAGCTAAAGACTTTGCTGAACTTGCTCTGGCGCACTACAATGAGAAGAACAAAACG AGTGAGTTTGAGTTGGCCATGACTCTGCTATCGAATTGCTTCTCTGAGTCGTGTGGGGACATTTATGGCCATGTTAATTTCACCGCCGTTCCTCAGAAGCAGTCTGCCATAGTGCCTGCATCAAAGACCAAGAGACTGTTCTTTGCTGAGCTTATGCATACTCCGAGCCTTGAAGCATATGCAAGGGCTCAGCCTATGCGCGTGCTGCGTGTGTGCACCATTGATGATGATTCTTGTTATG TTTCTATGATTTCCAAGGGTGCTGCTCGGGTCAATGGATAA